One Bacteroidales bacterium genomic window, CTGATGAGCAGTTGGTGAATCGCTATGCCCGAGAGGGAGATGTTAACTGTCTTGGATTGCTTTTTGAGCGTTATACCCATCTTTTATTCCCGGTTTGCATGAAATACCTGGGGAATGAAGCTGAGGCTGAAGATATGGTAATGATGGTTTTTGAACGCCTGTTTGAAGAGCTGAAAAAAACAGAAGTAAAGAATTTTAAAAGCTGGCTCTATACAGTTGCCAAAAACCAATGCCTGATGTACCTGCGACATCATAAAACATTAGAGCGCAGCCGGCAGGAAATCCTGAAAGACCTGCAATCGGAGATTATGGAATCGGAAGAGGCCGTGCATCTATTATCGGGTGAAAACAGGAACGATGACGAAGGATTGCTGATTGCTGCCATAGGAAAGTTAAATGAAGCACAACGACGATGTGTCGAACTTTTCTATTTGCAGGAACAATCCTACAAAGA contains:
- a CDS encoding sigma-70 family RNA polymerase sigma factor; the protein is MPKHLFNSRKHPSKELDHLSDEQLVNRYAREGDVNCLGLLFERYTHLLFPVCMKYLGNEAEAEDMVMMVFERLFEELKKTEVKNFKSWLYTVAKNQCLMYLRHHKTLERSRQEILKDLQSEIMESEEAVHLLSGENRNDDEGLLIAAIGKLNEAQRRCVELFYLQEQSYKEVADQTGYSMNEVKSYLQNGKRNLKIFLEKARE